In Pygocentrus nattereri isolate fPygNat1 chromosome 3, fPygNat1.pri, whole genome shotgun sequence, the DNA window AGAGGGGCCACTGTTCAAAGGTCTGCTATTTCACTCATGTAATGGGCGTATGAGGTGGGACTAAGTGTattcattacatttttgtttctgATGGTCATGTGTACCATCAGAAAATAATTACTACAGAAATTACTTGAAGAGATTGGcatctgttatttattttataatgataTCCATCTCCTAACAGATAAACATGAACAACAGCAGGTAATCCTGCAGGCCCGGGCGAGGGTGCCTCCTGTTCCATCTGCAGGATTCTACTGCCAGAGTAAGCTCTTAAACAAGGCTGTCctatttttacataaacagcCCACATTTTTCAGgctctacatttttcttttacattctTACTTTATTCTACCTGTCCAGTTTAACACAGCTTTGTACTGATCACGGCTGTGATCATTTGGACAAAGTTcagtacattgtttttttttttttgttttgttttttttttttgtttttttttttattgcctgtgCAGTCAGGGTTCATTTGTTGCTGACTTTTTAACCTTTCTTTATAAAGACGATATCagtatgtgttttatttacagccATATCCTGTGACCAAGAATTTATCAGCTGAAaatcttttgtttcatttaagtCAATACtgtcattatttatttgtgttctgtattttttctaGTAACATGGGTGAGTATTAGAGGATGTCTGGTCAAGACATATTTCCACTCATACTTGCTGTATCCTTTTAAATATATCCTTTTAAGTGGTCTTTTTACACGTTTTGAAATGAGTAGTATTGCATCTTTTACATGTGGAAAAATGTGCTTACAGATGCATTACAGAATCTACAGACTTTTTGTAACATGATGACTCTGGTCTCCTGTTACATGTTGGGAGAATCTGTGTCATTTATGtgtacaattttattttattaaccttTTAGTTTGTATGTTATTTGATACTGATAAGAATCTGAGAAGCTGTGAATAATTTGTTTGATCTCTGTTTGTATACAACTCCTTTTTAGGTGATTACTCCACTGATCCTGCAGATGTGCCACAGAACCACAAGCGAGCAGTTTGTGACCTCACAGTTGCTGACCGACTGGCTTTGTATGATCATGTTATTCAAAAGGCCGTCCAGCGGAGAGCAAACGGACAGGCGTCCAGCAATGAGGATCTTTACGTAGATCTTGTCTCTAAGCTTAATAAAGGTAAGTATTTGTTAAAGCAACAGAATACAAACGGGGTGCTTTTTAACAAATGACTGTTGCTCACTGTATTCatgatgtttttattcatgATAACACGTCTTCAAGTGTTCCATTGTCTTTCTACAACAGTCTTTCAAAGTGAAGAAAGAAGTAAAGCAAAGAAGTCCCTAGCACTCTTTTAAACATTCATATTATTGGCAAATTCTTCTACCAAAAAAGTGTCAGTTCCAAAAAAGATTTGCAcatatgaaatgcaaataaaaacataagcagatgtaaatccactttgtatctgtgtttacatgaaaacagaacaaagagaAGATGTTACATTTTTACCTCATctacttcattgttttttataaatgtaCACTCATTCTGAAATGCAACCTGgagcacattccaaaaaatgttGAGACAAGGGCAGTATTGGGCAAACAACAGGTGATCTGTTTGACTATAAAAGGAGTATCCAGGAATAGCTGCCTTTATAAGCAAGGATGGATTGAAGTtcaccactttgccaaaaaatgcaTAAGCGAGTAAACCAGCAgtttaagacaaacatcaagtcgaatgttttgttctgttctattTTTGTCTTTGCTAAAACATGGTTTATGGTAGGAAGCAGCTTAGAGTAACGCAACTACTTATTTACTTAGCAACTGGTGGTGAAAATGATCAATAACATGAATAGATTGCTTTTTAACTAATCGTACTGTATGATTTGGTGATACAGTTGTAGAAATGGGATTCTGGTTAGTAGCTACAAAAGTCAATGAATATTCCCTGGGACTTGCCTCACCTCTGGATTGTGGATTTAAGGTAGAAATGTGTTGCACTTCTTTGCCAGAGCATCCTGTTATAGTAATTTCTGAATTCTGTAAACATAGATGAGGACCAGAGTGGCCCGAAGTCTCACCTTGAGGTTTTAGCTGAGATGAGAGATTACAAGAGACGCCGACAGTCGTACAGAGCAAAGAACGTTCACATCACCAAGAAGTCTTACACAGAGGTGTGTAATCTAGctcatcttttctcttctcattgGCCTAATTTGATAGAGCTTGtgcaaaaacatttacattgtctgtGATTTGGATGTGTTGTGGGGCAGAATGCTGAAGTAGGCAGACCTTGGTCAGCAAGGACTGACAAGTACGATCAGTTCCGATGTGTTTTGGAAAACTTGGAAATTTATAGACTAGTTTTCTAATCATGCGTAAGAAAGAAATGTTGATAAAATTACCTGGAAAAGTGTAAAGTTGGACCATTAATCCACTATAATTGCATAGTGTCTATTCATACGTGTTGTAGTTTGGAATTAGACTGTATCCACAAAATTTTGCAGGATGTTGGTAGTTGTGTTTAAGTTGACTTCTTATAAGCAACAGGTGTCACAGAATTTGCCCTGGATACTGATATCCTAAAAATGAGTGGGAACTCTAGGCCTCATTTATAAACATTCAAATGTACAAATTTGATCTTAAAATGATATGTAAAAATTTACAAAAAGTGAATTTGACATGGAGATGTTACCTAGCTGGTATATGAATTATGGTGCTGTGCCACAGGCTTTGGGGAGTATGATTTGTGACTAGTAAATTTATCTTAAGGATAGATTTAGATAGAAATTGATGTGCACTTCTTAGGCCCCGTTGTCTACAGAGTCGATCTACAGGGTATTGTAATCAACTTTGTGGCCCTGTTTTTCTACAGGTTATTCGTGAAGTGATTGATATTCATTCAGGGGAGCTAGCCAAACTGTGgcaggaggagaaagaggaagagtcCAAAGCAGCACAACACCCCCACAGGTAAGGTTGACTACTTTAGTAAAcaaagctgctgttgtttttgtgtaaaaGTGGGAAAACATACTGTAGTATAAATTTACTGATGAGCCTAAAAATTGTGCATGTCTACATATATTAGCAATGGGAAAATATGGACTGAAGTGATGCAGTCGGTATCCTTTTGTTCTGTTATCAATATAGTCTGGTTAATTGGCTCTTGGTGTTTTTATGGTGTAGGAGGCCATCAGGTGAAGGCCGTTCTGGGTCTATTGAGTCACATGAGTCTCACACAAGCTCCAGGGAAGAAAGAAGCTCCCACCACAGACGCCCCCGGAAACGCAGTCGTGATCGTAgccaagagagggagagcaaaaGCAGAAGAAGGTGAGGCATTGATTTGACTATTATACAGGTAATTCCCAGACATCACAGCAGTTTGATTCAGtcatggttctttagaaaactTTTAAGTGCATCAACATTTCACCACAAGTTGAGTAGTTTATTATTATGGTACAATTcagaactatttttaaaaactcacGGAACACACAGACGTGACGAACTATTTATGCAGCAATGAAATACGAACAATTAAAACAACCTTTTTGgcacaaaaaaatatatttccttacaaaaattttatatatatatatatatatatatatatatatatatatatatatatatatatatataatcaaacTCCAAATTATTTAGGTGTTTTAGATGTGACCAGCTTCCTCACATCAGTGTGTGTTGAaccctttactctctctttgtctgcaGGGATTCCCATTCTCCTGACGAGAGACACcacaagaagaaaaagaagaaaaaggacaaGTCATGAAGTGTTTAGTTATATTTAGGTCAGACAACAGCATGCGATGAATTCAGATGCACTGAGTATAAAGAAATCTGTCCCAAGAAGGTAGAACTGTATATCATTACCTGCCTTTTTTGCCCATTTAGCTTTGTACAGTTTGAATGGAAACggctaaataaaatgattaaatgataaaatgataaatttgTAATGCTTTTCAAATGATGAACAGTCCTGAAGTTCCTAAATTCTGTTTGATCCGTGTTATTCCTGACACGTTTGTGATGGCACCGTTTTTGTGAGCTGTAAAATGCAAAGGTCATGGGTCACTGTAACTGTCCCGTCTAGAAAGAATCTGTTACAGCGGTGTCGTAACTTGAACAATTTGGCAAGTGGGCCAAAGGTTACTGAGGATCttttacacacatttccatACATAAGTATTCAGATTTTACACCCTCAAGGAAACTGTAGACATTTGCAGGAGTGTATAAAACTCATTCTAGAGTCTTATAGTCATTATTTTGTGGATAACAGTCCTAAAATTTGCTGTTCAAACAGAGCTAGTTAAATCTTTTGTGAAATGCGCTTAGATAAAGCATGTCAGCTATGGAAAGAATCAAATTATTTAACAAATCCACAGGAAGGCAGATTTGTTTGGTATCATTTCACACCAGTGATTGTGTGCCCTCTAGATAATGGATAATTTGAGCATCACTATGTGGAATAGAGGCCAAAACTTTAGAGTTGACTTCCAATTCCCAAATTCCTAAAATCAAagaattgattatttttttaattgattgttttttcttcttttttttgtgtgtagttgatgagcctgtctgtctgtcatgcTCGCTATGCTGCCTCAAATGAACTGTTGTACCACCAAAAGACTTTGGCTTTTCAATTGATTTTCATCTATTTCCTTACCATGGCCTAAATGTTGGAAGAGGACAACCTAGTGGAAGAATCCTCATATAAATCATTAAAGCCACGCTAATACTGCTTACATTATGTGAACTGTCAGTGGAGTCATGGTTGGTTTGTTGTTGACTCAGCCTTTACAAATAGGACAAAAGCTGGCAAAGACCGAACTGCAATTGAATTACTACACTCTCACCTTCCGTCATGTTAAATCCTTTTCTGATATTTGTGCATCACTTGCCTTCAGTTTTTCACTGTGTCTCCTGACTGTAAGTTTGGGGAAGGTTCAGGTATTTCTCACCCTGTTGAGGAGAGGAGGGAGCCTGGGAAAGGCTGGTGAAGGTGCAGTAGTGCAGCAGAGCTACATGGTTTTCTCTGCTCAGGGGTTCCAGTGCTGTGGGCTTGCA includes these proteins:
- the snrnp48 gene encoding U11/U12 small nuclear ribonucleoprotein 48 kDa protein isoform X1: MCAEFTSEGAQDRLRSLQELTEFTESCRGQLAEVFSALGWEPDCETNSQQEKMDVCCYDANHTVPCRSMEKHKATCQLFQLGYSKEDQAEMCDPSFCYERANIPSIKLDKHEQQQVILQARARVPPVPSAGFYCQSDYSTDPADVPQNHKRAVCDLTVADRLALYDHVIQKAVQRRANGQASSNEDLYVDLVSKLNKDEDQSGPKSHLEVLAEMRDYKRRRQSYRAKNVHITKKSYTEVIREVIDIHSGELAKLWQEEKEEESKAAQHPHRRPSGEGRSGSIESHESHTSSREERSSHHRRPRKRSRDRSQERESKSRRRDSHSPDERHHKKKKKKKDKS
- the snrnp48 gene encoding U11/U12 small nuclear ribonucleoprotein 48 kDa protein isoform X2, producing the protein MCAEFTSEGAQDRLRSLQELTEFTESCRGQLAEVFSALGWEPDCETNSQEKMDVCCYDANHTVPCRSMEKHKATCQLFQLGYSKEDQAEMCDPSFCYERANIPSIKLDKHEQQQVILQARARVPPVPSAGFYCQSDYSTDPADVPQNHKRAVCDLTVADRLALYDHVIQKAVQRRANGQASSNEDLYVDLVSKLNKDEDQSGPKSHLEVLAEMRDYKRRRQSYRAKNVHITKKSYTEVIREVIDIHSGELAKLWQEEKEEESKAAQHPHRRPSGEGRSGSIESHESHTSSREERSSHHRRPRKRSRDRSQERESKSRRRDSHSPDERHHKKKKKKKDKS